One Sporomusaceae bacterium ACPt DNA window includes the following coding sequences:
- the gatB gene encoding Aspartyl/glutamyl-tRNA(Asn/Gln) amidotransferase subunit B, whose amino-acid sequence MKYETVIGLEVHSELKTESKIFCGCSTKFGSEQNTNVCPVCLGLPGVLPVINEKVVEFAVRAGLALNCRILPFSKFDRKNYYYPDLPKNYQTSQYDLPIAVNGYLDIEVNGKTKRIGITRVHMEEDAGKLVHSGTISNSEYALVDYNRTGVPLIEIVSEPDLRSPEEAKAYLEKLKAILQYIDVSDCKMEEGSLRCDANISLRPVGTDRFGTKAELKNLNSFRAVQRGLEYEVERQTQVLSEGGRVIQETRLWDENKGVTLSMRSKEQAHDYRYFPEPELVPIVVDPAWVESVRASLPELPDARKARLMADYGLSAYDAETITVSRAMADYFDATVTAGADAKAAANWLMGDVSKHLNAANMSIESCPVTPGQLAGLIALIAKGTISGKIAKTVFEGMWSSGKDAETIVKEQGLVQISDEGAIVAIVDSVIAANPQSVADFKAGKEKAIGYLVGQVMKQSKGRANPELVNKLLKERLALV is encoded by the coding sequence ATGAAATATGAAACAGTTATCGGACTTGAAGTTCACTCAGAACTTAAAACTGAGTCAAAGATATTTTGCGGCTGCAGCACTAAGTTCGGTTCAGAGCAAAATACCAACGTCTGCCCGGTCTGCCTTGGTCTGCCTGGTGTATTGCCGGTAATTAATGAAAAAGTCGTTGAATTTGCCGTACGGGCAGGGTTGGCCCTCAATTGCCGGATATTGCCGTTCAGCAAATTTGACCGTAAAAACTATTATTATCCCGATTTGCCTAAAAACTATCAAACTTCACAGTATGACCTGCCTATCGCCGTTAACGGCTATCTTGACATTGAAGTTAACGGCAAGACCAAACGGATCGGCATTACCCGTGTGCACATGGAGGAAGACGCCGGCAAGCTGGTGCATTCCGGCACCATCAGTAACAGCGAGTACGCGTTAGTCGACTACAACCGCACCGGTGTGCCGCTGATCGAAATCGTGTCCGAACCAGACCTGCGCTCGCCGGAAGAAGCTAAAGCATATCTGGAAAAACTCAAAGCCATTCTCCAGTATATAGATGTTTCTGACTGCAAGATGGAAGAAGGCAGTTTGCGCTGTGACGCCAACATCTCGCTCCGGCCGGTTGGCACTGACCGGTTCGGGACCAAGGCTGAGCTGAAAAACCTTAACTCGTTCCGGGCGGTGCAGCGCGGCCTGGAATATGAGGTTGAGCGCCAGACTCAAGTGCTGTCAGAGGGCGGCCGTGTTATCCAGGAAACCCGGTTGTGGGATGAAAATAAGGGTGTGACGCTGTCGATGCGCAGCAAGGAACAGGCCCACGACTACCGCTATTTTCCTGAGCCTGAGCTTGTGCCCATTGTAGTCGACCCGGCCTGGGTAGAAAGTGTCCGCGCCAGTCTTCCTGAATTGCCTGATGCCCGTAAAGCCAGACTGATGGCTGATTACGGCTTGTCGGCCTATGATGCTGAGACCATTACTGTAAGCCGGGCCATGGCTGATTATTTTGACGCTACCGTAACAGCCGGAGCTGATGCTAAAGCCGCTGCCAACTGGCTTATGGGCGATGTGTCCAAACATTTAAATGCTGCCAACATGTCTATTGAAAGTTGCCCGGTCACTCCCGGCCAACTCGCAGGCTTGATCGCGCTCATCGCCAAAGGCACCATTTCAGGCAAAATCGCCAAAACAGTGTTTGAAGGCATGTGGAGTAGCGGCAAAGATGCCGAAACCATTGTTAAAGAACAAGGACTTGTTCAAATCAGCGACGAAGGAGCAATCGTCGCCATTGTTGACAGCGTGATCGCCGCTAATCCGCAGTCGGTAGCCGACTTTAAAGCCGGCAAAGAAAAGGCAATTGGCTACCTGGTCGGTCAGGTTATGAAACAAAGTAAAGGCCGCGCCAACCCCGAACTTGTCAATAAGCTATTAAAAGAGCGGCTGGCGTTAGTTTAA
- the rlmCD gene encoding 23S rRNA (uracil-C(5))-methyltransferase RlmCD — protein MANKAPSVPVEKGKNYIINITGLGHSGEGVGRYQDFTVFVPQALPGETILAVITTVKKNYAVGRLLAVHSPSPRRVTPECSIYDLCGGCQLQHLSYQEQLNSKRQQVVDAVTRIGKLSDVVVHPTLGAANPWYYRNKMQFPVGRKNGKVVVGCFSQGTHDIVDTENCLIQHQVNNDIVREVRKVIEALGIDTYDEHTGKGIIRHVLGRVGTATGEIMAVLVTATEHLPQRKILIDRLRDNIPGLVSIIQNINTKRTNIILGDKTVTLWGRDTITDKLGQFSFAISAKSFFQVNTVQAEVLYNQAVKYAKLTGSETVIDAYCGTGAITLFLARQAGKVYGIEIVEPAIIDARRNAVANNVSNAEFIVGDTVDVMPRLFKQGIRPEVIVVDPPRAGCQQAVLETFVRMDPKRIVYVSCNPASLARDLAVLNSYGYIAREIQPVDMFPQTFHVECVTLMSKVEK, from the coding sequence TTGGCTAATAAAGCTCCATCAGTTCCGGTAGAAAAAGGCAAAAACTATATAATCAATATTACCGGCCTGGGCCATAGCGGCGAAGGCGTCGGCCGCTATCAGGATTTTACGGTGTTTGTGCCCCAAGCTTTGCCGGGAGAAACCATTTTGGCAGTTATCACTACGGTGAAAAAAAACTATGCGGTCGGCCGGCTGCTGGCGGTGCACAGCCCGTCACCCCGGCGCGTAACACCGGAATGCAGCATTTACGACCTATGTGGCGGCTGTCAGCTTCAGCATCTGAGTTATCAAGAGCAGCTTAACAGCAAGCGCCAGCAGGTAGTTGACGCAGTTACCCGTATCGGCAAACTGTCAGATGTAGTAGTTCATCCTACATTAGGTGCAGCCAATCCCTGGTACTACCGCAATAAAATGCAGTTCCCGGTGGGCCGCAAAAACGGCAAGGTGGTAGTAGGCTGCTTTTCTCAAGGCACGCACGATATTGTCGATACCGAAAATTGTCTTATTCAGCATCAGGTCAACAACGACATTGTCCGGGAAGTTAGGAAAGTTATTGAAGCACTGGGCATTGACACTTATGATGAGCATACCGGTAAGGGCATTATCCGTCATGTCCTGGGGCGGGTAGGGACAGCTACCGGCGAAATCATGGCGGTGCTGGTGACGGCAACTGAGCACCTGCCGCAACGCAAGATACTGATTGACCGGCTCAGAGACAATATTCCGGGGTTGGTCAGCATTATCCAAAACATTAACACCAAACGCACGAATATAATATTGGGCGATAAGACTGTCACTTTATGGGGCCGTGACACCATAACCGATAAGTTAGGCCAGTTTAGTTTCGCCATTTCGGCTAAGTCGTTCTTTCAGGTAAATACCGTTCAAGCCGAAGTTCTGTACAATCAGGCGGTAAAGTATGCCAAACTCACCGGCAGTGAAACGGTTATCGACGCCTATTGCGGTACCGGCGCCATTACTTTGTTTCTTGCCCGTCAAGCCGGCAAGGTGTACGGTATTGAAATCGTCGAACCGGCCATTATTGACGCCCGCCGCAACGCCGTCGCCAATAATGTGTCCAACGCCGAGTTCATCGTCGGCGATACCGTTGATGTAATGCCACGCCTGTTCAAGCAGGGCATTAGGCCGGAAGTTATTGTCGTTGATCCGCCCCGGGCCGGCTGTCAACAAGCAGTGCTGGAAACTTTTGTCCGCATGGACCCCAAGCGTATTGTATACGTATCATGCAATCCGGCCTCACTGGCCCGCGACTTGGCCGTTCTTAACAGTTACGGCTATATTGCCCGGGAGATTCAGCCTGTAGATATGTTTCCGCAGACGTTTCATGTGGAGTGCGTGACATTGATGTCAAAGGTTGAGAAATAA